Part of the Labrenzia sp. PHM005 genome is shown below.
CAAGATCGTTGATCAGGCCAGACTGTTCTGCAATCGGAATAAATTCGGCCGGAGAAATCTTGCCGCGCTTGGGGTGGTTCCAGCGGGCCAGTACTTCAAAACCAGCAACCGACTGATCCTCCAAACGGATAATCGGCTGGAAGAACACACCGAGTGTTTCCTTCTTGATGGCGTCCCGCAGATCCGTTTCCAGATCGACGACATTCTTTCCGAGCGGCCTAAGGATAGGCCGATAGACCTCCTGACGATCGCCGCCGAGGCGCTTGGCATGATTGAGGGCAATTTCAGCATTGGTCAACATGTCTTCGACAGCCTGCTTGCCGCCCTCAAAGAAAGAGATACCGACCGAACAGGTCAGGAAAATCTCCCGATCGCTGAAGGTAATGGGAGCACGCACCGCCTTACGCAGAGCATCGGCCAGCGCAACGATCCGGTCCGGTTCCTGCTCGGACAAAAGCATCAGGCCATATTGGTCGCTCGACAAACGGCCCAGAGTGTCCTGTTGGCCGATCAAGCGGCCAAGACGGCGCGCAACAGTCAAGAGAATGCTATCGCCAGCGGACAAGCCAATGCTGTCGTTGACCTGTTTAAAGCGGTCCAGGTTGATGACAAGCACAGTTGGCTTGGCCGTTTCTTCAGCTTGCGAGCGGACGACGCTGGTTTTCAAACGGTCGACAAACAGCTCCCGGTTCGGCAAACCGGTGAGATTGTCATGGACGGCATCATGAAGAAGCCGCTCTTCAGCCGTCCGCTCTTCGGTCACATCGAGCAGTGTGCCGACACAACGGATCACTTCACCGTCGGCGCCGACGATCGGCCGCGCACGCAGGCGGAACCAGCGGAAATGGCCATCTTCGGAGCGCAGGCGGAACGTTTGCTGGATCTTGCCGCGCCGTTGGTCGATGACCGCATCGAGCGTTGCCCGGAACCGATCGCGATCCTGTGGATGAAGAATTTCCAGCCAATCCCGCGCCGGACCTTCGAGCATTCCACGTTTCAGATTTAATAGATTCTCGACCTCATTGCCGGTGAAGATCCGGTCACGGTCGATGTCCCAGTCCCAGATGATATCTCCGGATCCAGTCAAAGCGAGCGCTTTGCGCTCAACATCGGAGATAAGGCCCTGCGCAATGGCACCGCCAGCAAAGGCATGCTGCATCACCGTAAAGCCGATCAAGAGCACGATTAGCACCAGACCACCACCGAGAGCCGGCTGGACAATGTCATTGGACAGACGGCCAGTTACGGTCATTGCCGCCCCGACCAACCAAGCGATCAAGAGGCACCAGGTCGGAATCAGCAAGATTGCCCGGTCGTAGGCCTGAAAGGCGAGCACTGCGATGGTAACAAAGCCGAGAAGACCAATGATTGCCAGCGACAGCCGGGCAATGCCAGCTGCAATCGATGGATCCCAGACAGCAACCCCCAACAGCCCCAAAAGCAGAATCAGGGTTGTCAGAGCCAAGTGGGAATAATGGATGTTCCAGCGATTGAGGTTCAAATAGGCATAAAGGAAGATGATCAAGCTGGCCGCGAGCATCACCTCCGCCGAGGCACGGGCCAGCTGGCTGCCGCCGCCTTCGAGGTTGAACACCATGCCCCAGAAACCGAAGTCGATGCACAAGTAGGCCAGCACAGACCAGGCCAGTGCTGCCGTTGCCGGAAACATGACGGTTCCCTTGACCACAAACAGAATGGTCAGGAACAGAGCCAGAAGCCCCGAGATGCCAAGAATGATACCCCGGTAGAGCGAATAGGCGTTGACTGTTTCTTTGTAGACATCCGGTTCCCAAAGGCGGACTTCCGGCAAATTTGGCGTGGTCAGTTCGGCGACAAACGTCACCACAGAGCCCGGATCGAGCGTGACCAGGAAGACATCGGCCTCAAGGCTCTTCTGACGAGTCGGCGCAATGCCCTGGCTTGGCGTGATACTAGCGATCCGCGAAGAACCAAGGTCCGGCCAGAACAATTCCGACTTCACCAGCTTGTAGTTGGGTGCAACGATCAGCCGGTCGATCTGTTCGTCGCTGGTGTTGGCGAGTGCAAAGACCGCCCAATTGGTGTTCTCACCACTGCGCGAAGGCACCTCGATCCGCCGGACAATGCCATCGGCACCTGGCGCGGTCGACACCTGGAGGCGCGTCCCAGCGTCCCGATGAATGTCGATGGCCTTGGTGATATCAAGCGCCTCAACATCGAGCGGTACCGGGATCGGCTCGAGCGCAACCGCTGCGCCAGGCACGAGGACCGCTGCCAGAACAGCGGCAAAGAGGGCGGCGCTTCGAAGGAGATTAAGAAGATGGACCGGTAATGATATCGACATGGTGCGAAGAACTACCGGTTTGAAGCACATGTCACAAGAAATCTTTCAAAATTCCCTCAACTACCGGCGTCAGCGTTCTGGGGCGCGCTGCAAAATCTTCAGACAAACAGGCCAAAAGCAAGTGATCCTGCCAAGAACCGTTGATTAACAGATAGTTGCGGGCATACCCTTCGCGGTTGAACCCGACGTTTTCGAGCAGCCGGATGGACGGTGTGTTGGTTGGAATGCACGCCGCCTCGATCCGGTGAAGGTTTAAAACGTCGAAACAAAACGGCAAGATCATGGCAACAGCGGCCGACATATGCCCTTTGCCCGCATGGCGCTCGCCCATCCAGTAGCCAAGAGTGGCCGACTGACTGACCCCGCGCCGGATGTTGCTCAGCGTCAGACCGCCGAGCAATTCGTCATTTCGGGCATTGAACAACAGGAACGACAGGCTGCGCCCTTCTTTGCGGTCTCGGGCATAACGCCGCAGCCGGCGCCGGAATCCGGATTTGGTCAGATCATCGGACGGCCAGAGGGGTTCCCAAGGCGTCAAGAAGGCTCGGCTGTCGCTGCGAAGTACCGACCAGGCTTTGTAGTCCCCCATGATGGGTGGACGAAGGTAAAGGCCACCTGCTTCGATTAGAAGCTCGGCGTCGGGGGGTGGACCTGGGCGGAGCAATGACAAGCCAGTCCCCCTCCCCGCCTTACATAGATGCTGCCTGCTGAACCGGCGCTTGCTGCAGGCGCGCTGCCAGTTCATCAGCGGTCATAATGCCGTCCACGGGACCAATCGCTGTGAGCGTTGGCGTGGTGCCGACAAAGGTGTCATAGGCAACGCGCCGGACATCAGCAGCCGACACAGCTTCAATCTTCGCCGAAATCTCATCCGGAGCCAGCACCCGGCCATGAACCAGGATCTGCCGGGCGATCTGGCCGGCACGAGCAGCTGGGCTTTCCAAGGCCATCATCAAACCGGCACGGATCTGTGCCCGTGAGCGGGCGATCTCGTCATCGGTGATCGTGTGAGCCGCGGACACAAGCTCGTCGGCGATCATCGGCATCAATGCCCCAAGGTCCTCATGGCTGGTCGCCGCGTGGATGCCAAACAGACCGGTGTCGGAAAACGCCCAATGGAAGCTGTAGATCGCGTAACACAGGCCGTGTTTTTCTCGGATTTCCTGGAACAGGCGGGAAGACATACCGCCGCCTAATACAGAGGCCAGGATCTGGATGGCATAGTAGTCCTTGGCCTTGTAGGGGCGGCCTTCAAAACCAATCAGAACCTGCGCTTCCATCAGGTCTTTGTTGAGCAGCTTCTCACCGCCAGAGTAGCGGGCTGCCGGATCTGGAGCCGCTGGTTCGCTGTTGATGCCGGCAAATTTCTCATTTGCAAGCGCGACCAACTCAGCGTGGTCTACGGCACCGGCGGCAGCTAGAACCATGTCCGGTGCCCGGTAGCGATCAGCAAGGTAATTGTTCAGGTTGTCACGACCGAAACCGCTTACAATCTGGGGCGTCCCCAGGATCGGACGGCCAATCGCCTGATCGGGCCAGGCCGTTGCCTGGAAGAGATCAAAGGCCTGATCTTCCGGGGCATCATTGGCTGCGCCGATTTCCTGCAAGATGACGTGCTGTTCCCGCACCAGTTCTTCGGCTTCAAAGGTGGAGTTCTGCAGAATGTCGGCCAGAATATCAACAGCAAGCGGCATGTCTTCGGCCAGAATGCGCGCATAATAATTGGTGTGTTCGATGCTGGTAGAGGCATTCAACTCCCCGCCCACGGCTTCGATTTCTTCAGCGATCCCGCGGGCGGACCGAGTATTAGTGCCCTTGAACGCCATGTGCTCTAGAAGGTGCGTTATGCCGTTCTGATCGGCCGCCTCCGCACGTGAACCCGTTCGAATCCAAACACCCAATGCCGCGGTTTTCAAATGCGGCATCTGATCGGTGACGATCGTCAATCCATTGTCGAGAACTGTTGTTTCTACCTTCATTCAGTTACACCCCCGCCCCGACGGCACGGGCATGTTTTTCAATATGCTGTTCCACCGCGCCCTGCTCCGCGGCCAGAACCTGCTGGCGCTCTTCGGCGAACATCATGTCTTTCAAATTCTCCGGCAAGTCTGGCCGGACACCGCTGGCTTTTTCAACCGCATCCGGGAATTTGGCCGGATGGGCCGTACCCAGGACCACCATTGGCGTTTGACCATCTTCATGAGACTTGGCCACATGCACACCAATGGCCGTATGCGGATCGAGCAGATACCCTGCTTCTTTCCAGAGCTCAGCAATCGTTGCTGAGGTTTCAGCCTCATCGCACCGCCCAGCCGCAAACACCTGACGCATTTCGGCAAGCGGTCCATCTTCAATGGTGAAGCTGCCGGACTGATTGAGCTGGTTCATCATCCGGCGGACGGTCTCGCCGTCGCGCCCGCAGACTTCCGACAGAAGCCGCTCGAAATTCGAGGACACCTGGATGTCCATGGACGGCGAGATCGTCGGCTGGACACCGCGCTTCTCATACCGGCCTGTTTCCAGGGTACGCGCCAGAATATCGTTCACATTGGTGGCTACCACCAGCTTCTCAACCGGCAGGCCCATCTTCATGGCGGCATAGCCGGCGAAGATGTCACCGAAGTTTCCGGTTGGAACAGTGAAGGAGATTTTCCGGTGCGGTGCGCCAAGGGCAGCCCCCGCTACGAAATAATAGACGATTTGGGCCAGGATCCGAGCCCAATTGATCGAATTGACGCCGGACAGCGCGACCCGATCCCGGAACGGGAAATTGTTGAACATACCTTTGACGATGGCCTGGCAGTCGTCAAAATTGCCGGTCAGGGCAAGTGCATGAACATTGTCTTCCGTCGGCGTCGTCATCTGACGGCGCTGAACGTTGGACACCCGGCCATCTGGGAAGAGAATAAAGATGTCCGTGCGCTCGCGCCCGCGGAAGGCTTCAATCGCCGCCCCGCCCGTGTCACCGGAGGTCGCTCCAACGATTGTCGCTCTCAGACCGCGCTCTGTCAGGACATAGTCCATCATGCGTCCGAGCAACTGCATGGCGACATCCTTGAACGCCAAGGTCGGGCCATGGAACAGCTCAAGTACGTAGGTGTTGGACCCAGTCTGCACCAGCGGTGTAACGGCAGGATGCCGGAAGCTGGCATAGGAGTCTGCGATCATCGCTTTCAGGTCGGCATCGGGAATAGCACCGGCCACAAACGGGCTGATCACCTGAAACGCGACGTCTTCGTAAGGTTTTCCAGCAAACGACGCGATGGTGTCTGCATCGAACTGCGGCCAGATTTCCGGAAGATAGAGACCGCCATCACGAGCCAGTCCCTGAAGCAAAACGTCCGAGAATTCCAATACCGGTGCATCACCGCGCGTACTGCTGTATTTCACCGCGTCACTTCCCTTTGTATTTCCTGCCAGGCGCCAGACTTTTCAGGTCCTCTTGCGGATTGCAAAGCCTCACCCTACCCGAATTTCGTCCGGTTTTAAACAAACCAAGCCAACCAAGCGACTTACGCGTCATCCGGATTGGACGCAAGCCGCAGACAGGTAAAAAATGTCCGGATTCCGGCAAGGCTGTCGGTTACCAGACGCTGCGTGCCGCTGGATATCAGGCTTCGGGTGTCCCAATCACTTTGGGTTAAGCGTGGCCGGCTTCCGACATTAGAAGCGCGGGATCGATGCCGAGACTGCCAAGTGCTTTGTGCCATTTGTGCTCCGAATCCGGGTCAAACAAGATGTCCGGATCTGCCGGGGCCGTCAGCCAGCCATTGGCCTGGATTTCATCTTCCAGCTGCCCCGGTGCCCATCCCGCATATCCAAGTGCCAGCATAGCTTGACGGGGACCAGTTCCTTCCGCAAGCGCGCGCAAGATCTCAAGGGTCGCAGTCAGACAAATACCATTATCGATCGCAAGCGTTGACTGATTCAGCTGGAAATCATCGCTGTGAAGGACAAACCCGCGCTCCACTTCGACTGGGCCACCCTTATAAACATTCATGCCACGCACTTGAGCCGGCAAACGGATGGCGTTGTCGTCGTCGACAATGTCGAGTTGAATGAGCAGCTCTTCCAAGGACAGATGTTTGGCAACCTGATTGACGATCAGGCCCATAGCGCCCTGCTCGGAGTGGGAGCAGACATAAATGACCGAATGCTCGAAGCGGCTATCGCCCATGCTTGGCATGGCAATCAAAAATTGGCCTTCCAGGGTGTCTGTCGCTTCGGTTTCGGACATACGCACCTCTTTGCATGATTGACGCCCACCGCCTTGTGCATTGTCAGCATAGCCTCATTAAGTCCTGATGTTAACGACTGTTTGGGAGAACACCACAATTGAGGGTCACAATGGCGTCACGAGGAAATGACCGCTAAGCATCGCTAGATCTCATGACGGGCGGACAGACTTGGTGTAGCTGTTGTTTCATGATGAAAATCTTTTATCTGCTGCTGGTGATGGCGCTCGGCGTCGTGCCCGCGCAAGCCGCCACGACCAATTGGACGTCCGTTCAAGGGGGAGCGGTTCGTCTGATTTCAGCTGGGCCTATTGAAGACGGCCACTATCTGGCCGGGCTGGAATTCAGCCTTGAACCGGGATGGCATACCTATTGGCGTTATCCAGGCGAAGCCGGTATCCCCCCGCAGATCACGCTGACGGAAAAAGACAATTTGAGCTCCTATCAGGTGCTTTATCCAGTTCCGGAACGCTACAATGACGGGTTTTCCAATTCCATTGTCTATCACGATGGGATCGTGCTCCCGATCCGCATTTTCCCCGAAGATCCGGCGAAACCTGTTCGTGTTTCCATCGAGTTGTTCTTCGGGATCTGCAAAGAAATTTGCGTCCCGGGGGATGCTGAACTCACCCTGGACCTTTCTCCCGGTACGGAGCCGGACACGCTCGCTTCCAAACTGATCAATCGGGACCTTGCTGCGGTTCCAGGGATCGCACCGGCCGGCCAGCTGGAAATCCGGAATGTCACCTTCGCGGACCCGGACAAAGGTTTTTTGAAAATAGAAGCTGCTGTGGGCAGCAGTGACGCCCCTGAGCTTTTTGCCGCAGGACCTTTGGGCTCCTATATCGGGCTTCCTGTCTTGAAAGCAGCCGGCAACGGCACCGCTCAGTGGCATCTTTCAACCAAGGGACTGACAACAACTGACAGTGACAACAACTTGCGTCTTGTTCTCACCGCAAATGGCAATGCTCTTGAGTACCTTGCCCCGATCCAGCCGGATTGGATTCAATAGCGCTAGAGCATTTTCAATTGAAAATAGTTTT
Proteins encoded:
- a CDS encoding EAL domain-containing protein; the encoded protein is MSISLPVHLLNLLRSAALFAAVLAAVLVPGAAVALEPIPVPLDVEALDITKAIDIHRDAGTRLQVSTAPGADGIVRRIEVPSRSGENTNWAVFALANTSDEQIDRLIVAPNYKLVKSELFWPDLGSSRIASITPSQGIAPTRQKSLEADVFLVTLDPGSVVTFVAELTTPNLPEVRLWEPDVYKETVNAYSLYRGIILGISGLLALFLTILFVVKGTVMFPATAALAWSVLAYLCIDFGFWGMVFNLEGGGSQLARASAEVMLAASLIIFLYAYLNLNRWNIHYSHLALTTLILLLGLLGVAVWDPSIAAGIARLSLAIIGLLGFVTIAVLAFQAYDRAILLIPTWCLLIAWLVGAAMTVTGRLSNDIVQPALGGGLVLIVLLIGFTVMQHAFAGGAIAQGLISDVERKALALTGSGDIIWDWDIDRDRIFTGNEVENLLNLKRGMLEGPARDWLEILHPQDRDRFRATLDAVIDQRRGKIQQTFRLRSEDGHFRWFRLRARPIVGADGEVIRCVGTLLDVTEERTAEERLLHDAVHDNLTGLPNRELFVDRLKTSVVRSQAEETAKPTVLVINLDRFKQVNDSIGLSAGDSILLTVARRLGRLIGQQDTLGRLSSDQYGLMLLSEQEPDRIVALADALRKAVRAPITFSDREIFLTCSVGISFFEGGKQAVEDMLTNAEIALNHAKRLGGDRQEVYRPILRPLGKNVVDLETDLRDAIKKETLGVFFQPIIRLEDQSVAGFEVLARWNHPKRGKISPAEFIPIAEQSGLINDLGMYMLDKGANQLAHWQREFPLPHPLFASVNLSSRQLLKQDLINDVKAILSRNSLEVGTLKLELTESLVMSNPEYSAKVLERLRSLGAGLSLDDFGTGHSSLSYLQRFPFDTIKIDQTFVKPDGSAARPVLLRTMVAMGHDLGMSVVAEGAESENDALELYQLGCEFAQGFFFGEAVSAAEATKILRKMPAAEAVSA
- a CDS encoding GNAT family N-acetyltransferase — encoded protein: MSLLRPGPPPDAELLIEAGGLYLRPPIMGDYKAWSVLRSDSRAFLTPWEPLWPSDDLTKSGFRRRLRRYARDRKEGRSLSFLLFNARNDELLGGLTLSNIRRGVSQSATLGYWMGERHAGKGHMSAAVAMILPFCFDVLNLHRIEAACIPTNTPSIRLLENVGFNREGYARNYLLINGSWQDHLLLACLSEDFAARPRTLTPVVEGILKDFL
- a CDS encoding pitrilysin family protein is translated as MKVETTVLDNGLTIVTDQMPHLKTAALGVWIRTGSRAEAADQNGITHLLEHMAFKGTNTRSARGIAEEIEAVGGELNASTSIEHTNYYARILAEDMPLAVDILADILQNSTFEAEELVREQHVILQEIGAANDAPEDQAFDLFQATAWPDQAIGRPILGTPQIVSGFGRDNLNNYLADRYRAPDMVLAAAGAVDHAELVALANEKFAGINSEPAAPDPAARYSGGEKLLNKDLMEAQVLIGFEGRPYKAKDYYAIQILASVLGGGMSSRLFQEIREKHGLCYAIYSFHWAFSDTGLFGIHAATSHEDLGALMPMIADELVSAAHTITDDEIARSRAQIRAGLMMALESPAARAGQIARQILVHGRVLAPDEISAKIEAVSAADVRRVAYDTFVGTTPTLTAIGPVDGIMTADELAARLQQAPVQQAASM
- the thrC gene encoding threonine synthase, with the protein product MKYSSTRGDAPVLEFSDVLLQGLARDGGLYLPEIWPQFDADTIASFAGKPYEDVAFQVISPFVAGAIPDADLKAMIADSYASFRHPAVTPLVQTGSNTYVLELFHGPTLAFKDVAMQLLGRMMDYVLTERGLRATIVGATSGDTGGAAIEAFRGRERTDIFILFPDGRVSNVQRRQMTTPTEDNVHALALTGNFDDCQAIVKGMFNNFPFRDRVALSGVNSINWARILAQIVYYFVAGAALGAPHRKISFTVPTGNFGDIFAGYAAMKMGLPVEKLVVATNVNDILARTLETGRYEKRGVQPTISPSMDIQVSSNFERLLSEVCGRDGETVRRMMNQLNQSGSFTIEDGPLAEMRQVFAAGRCDEAETSATIAELWKEAGYLLDPHTAIGVHVAKSHEDGQTPMVVLGTAHPAKFPDAVEKASGVRPDLPENLKDMMFAEERQQVLAAEQGAVEQHIEKHARAVGAGV
- a CDS encoding YqgE/AlgH family protein, with product MSETEATDTLEGQFLIAMPSMGDSRFEHSVIYVCSHSEQGAMGLIVNQVAKHLSLEELLIQLDIVDDDNAIRLPAQVRGMNVYKGGPVEVERGFVLHSDDFQLNQSTLAIDNGICLTATLEILRALAEGTGPRQAMLALGYAGWAPGQLEDEIQANGWLTAPADPDILFDPDSEHKWHKALGSLGIDPALLMSEAGHA
- a CDS encoding protein-disulfide reductase DsbD domain-containing protein — its product is MMKIFYLLLVMALGVVPAQAATTNWTSVQGGAVRLISAGPIEDGHYLAGLEFSLEPGWHTYWRYPGEAGIPPQITLTEKDNLSSYQVLYPVPERYNDGFSNSIVYHDGIVLPIRIFPEDPAKPVRVSIELFFGICKEICVPGDAELTLDLSPGTEPDTLASKLINRDLAAVPGIAPAGQLEIRNVTFADPDKGFLKIEAAVGSSDAPELFAAGPLGSYIGLPVLKAAGNGTAQWHLSTKGLTTTDSDNNLRLVLTANGNALEYLAPIQPDWIQ